A single genomic interval of Streptomyces showdoensis harbors:
- a CDS encoding ATP-binding cassette domain-containing protein: MSVEIALRAARVRYGPLEALHGLDLALPAGTVTVLLGRNGAGRSSALRALAGTVPLAAGRVEWRGTDVTRLPAHERARRGLCFVPDLRAVYATLTVAENLDLAAPGRRDEALAAYPELAPLLTHRAGTLSGGERRMLALTRALLSDARVVLVDEPSLGLSAPVAERTYGLLAALARPGGAGGAAVVLAEQRLPPGLPPGSVAYELRRGSLASAGEVLSTDAP, translated from the coding sequence ATGAGCGTCGAGATCGCCCTGCGCGCCGCCCGGGTCCGCTACGGCCCCCTGGAGGCCCTGCACGGCCTCGACCTGGCGCTGCCCGCAGGCACCGTCACCGTGCTGCTGGGACGCAACGGCGCGGGCCGCAGCTCCGCGCTGCGCGCCCTCGCCGGGACGGTGCCGCTCGCGGCGGGGCGGGTGGAATGGCGGGGCACCGACGTGACCCGGCTGCCGGCCCATGAACGCGCCCGCCGCGGCCTGTGCTTCGTACCGGATCTGCGGGCGGTGTACGCGACCCTCACCGTCGCCGAGAACCTGGACCTCGCGGCGCCCGGCCGCCGGGACGAGGCGCTCGCCGCCTACCCCGAACTGGCGCCGCTGCTCACCCACCGCGCCGGGACCCTGTCCGGCGGCGAGCGCCGGATGCTCGCGCTCACCCGGGCCCTGCTCTCCGACGCCCGCGTGGTGCTGGTGGACGAGCCGTCGCTGGGCCTGTCGGCGCCGGTGGCCGAGCGCACGTACGGGCTGCTCGCCGCCCTCGCCCGCCCGGGCGGAGCGGGCGGCGCCGCCGTCGTCCTGGCCGAGCAGCGGCTCCCGCCGGGGCTGCCGCCGGGCTCGGTGGCGTACGAGCTGCGCCGCGGCTCCCTCGCGTCGGCCGGGGAGGTCCTGTCCACGGACGCGCCGTGA
- a CDS encoding I78 family peptidase inhibitor translates to MTPEHAPETYVGLAADDAERIARHRGWRVVRSLPPGSIVTMEYLAGRINFEVEDGVVTRVWLG, encoded by the coding sequence ATGACACCCGAACACGCACCCGAAACGTATGTGGGGCTCGCCGCCGACGATGCCGAGCGCATCGCCCGTCACCGGGGCTGGCGGGTCGTCCGCTCACTGCCGCCCGGCTCGATCGTGACCATGGAGTACCTGGCCGGGCGCATCAACTTCGAGGTCGAGGACGGGGTCGTCACGCGCGTCTGGCTCGGCTGA
- a CDS encoding ABC transporter permease subunit, producing MASLTYELTLAGLAVGSAAALTGIGLIVTHRATGVLNLAHGAIAMVCAYVLRQLVVEWHWPLPLGALFTLLLVAPGLGLVLDRLVFRPLALAGAGPAQTLVASIGVFVLLVGVAALVWGTGARADAPVLLGDDPWAQLAAVVALACLVGAVTRWTRFGRELRAVVDNRPLARVSGIAADRVSAAGWAFGAFTAGLTGVLLVPYVRLDPYGMPLLVVEAIAVAVVARMRSLPVAVLTGLALGVAQAQLTRLHPEGWAGPLVQAVGANLFVVALLVAALVLPGVGGGDTLPPATTAGRTPPGLWLTAGVLLLLPLGFGGTDLTTAVQVPALATVLLSLVVVSGRAGQIALGQTAYAGLGALFTALLAAAGLPELVALGTAVLCVAPLGLLTGWPAIRRHGLALALATLAVGVAVSRFVFAQPYATAGLSSLARPAGFADDRAYYVLELLVLAACLLLVAALRRGRTGRALAALRDHEPGAEAAGVRVAGLKLLAFVLGAALAALGGGLLSMGRRAFDPEAYDPVRGLLWFAAVLVLGADTLLTPVLAAALLVGLDSGTHAGVAAAAIGVLAALTGRIPPLLSGLGRGGERRTGAGGPEAADLRRDTGPLGTTGPRHGTDLRHGTDLRHAPDSPGPASAPPVPNPPRPARPEAPPPSPHRPAAADGATPATGRPSPLPAHRTGGAGEDPRPSGGRAHPHRPAPAHATAPPPGRPPAAQATAPPAGRRPAPPTGPLHAHRLTLTYPGGLTALHTVTLTLRPAQITALVGPNGAGKSTLFDCLAGTLRPTSGRIALGRADITARPAHARARLGIGRTFQQLAVFPSLTVEENVGVGAEQGGRAAAGAVEQALRLVGLAGPVRHRAAAGLPTGTLRRVELARALAGRPHTLLLDEPAAGLDADETAALARILAALAADGLTVLVVEHDPDLVAGLARTVHTMEGGRIVS from the coding sequence ATGGCCTCGCTGACGTACGAGCTGACGCTCGCCGGCCTGGCGGTGGGCAGCGCGGCGGCGCTCACCGGCATCGGTCTGATCGTCACCCACCGGGCGACCGGCGTGCTGAACCTGGCCCACGGCGCGATCGCGATGGTCTGCGCCTACGTGCTGCGGCAGCTGGTCGTGGAATGGCACTGGCCGCTGCCGCTCGGCGCCCTGTTCACCCTCCTTCTGGTGGCGCCGGGCCTCGGGCTCGTCCTGGACCGGCTGGTGTTCCGCCCGCTCGCCCTGGCCGGCGCGGGCCCGGCCCAGACCCTGGTGGCCTCGATCGGCGTGTTCGTCCTGCTCGTCGGCGTGGCGGCGCTGGTCTGGGGCACCGGCGCCCGCGCGGACGCGCCGGTGCTGCTCGGCGACGACCCGTGGGCCCAGCTCGCGGCGGTGGTGGCGCTCGCCTGCCTGGTCGGGGCGGTGACGCGGTGGACCCGGTTCGGCCGGGAGCTGCGGGCGGTCGTGGACAACCGGCCGCTCGCGAGGGTCTCCGGCATCGCCGCGGACCGGGTGTCGGCGGCGGGCTGGGCCTTCGGCGCGTTCACGGCGGGCCTCACCGGGGTGCTCCTCGTGCCGTACGTGCGGCTGGACCCGTACGGGATGCCGCTGCTGGTGGTCGAGGCGATCGCGGTCGCGGTGGTGGCCCGGATGCGGAGCCTGCCGGTGGCGGTGCTGACCGGGCTCGCGCTGGGCGTGGCCCAGGCCCAGCTCACCCGGCTGCACCCGGAGGGCTGGGCGGGCCCGCTCGTCCAGGCGGTCGGGGCGAACCTCTTCGTGGTGGCGCTCCTGGTGGCGGCGCTGGTGCTGCCCGGGGTGGGCGGCGGGGACACGCTGCCGCCGGCGACGACCGCGGGCCGCACCCCGCCGGGCCTGTGGCTGACCGCGGGCGTCCTGCTGCTCCTGCCGCTGGGCTTCGGCGGCACCGACCTGACCACGGCGGTCCAGGTGCCGGCGCTGGCGACGGTGCTGCTCTCCCTCGTGGTCGTCTCCGGGCGGGCCGGCCAGATCGCACTGGGCCAGACGGCGTACGCGGGCCTGGGCGCCCTCTTCACCGCCCTGCTGGCCGCGGCCGGCCTGCCGGAGCTGGTGGCGCTGGGGACGGCCGTGCTGTGCGTGGCCCCGCTGGGCCTGCTGACCGGCTGGCCCGCGATCCGCCGGCACGGCCTCGCGCTGGCCCTCGCCACGCTGGCGGTGGGCGTGGCGGTCAGCCGCTTCGTCTTCGCGCAGCCGTACGCCACGGCGGGCCTGAGCTCCCTCGCCCGCCCCGCCGGCTTCGCCGACGACCGCGCGTACTACGTGCTGGAGCTCCTGGTGCTGGCCGCCTGCCTGCTCCTGGTGGCGGCGCTGCGCCGGGGCCGCACGGGCCGCGCGCTGGCCGCCCTGCGCGACCACGAGCCCGGCGCGGAGGCGGCGGGCGTCCGCGTCGCCGGACTCAAGCTCCTCGCCTTCGTCCTGGGCGCGGCACTGGCGGCCCTGGGCGGCGGCCTGCTGAGCATGGGCCGGCGCGCCTTCGACCCCGAGGCGTACGACCCGGTGCGCGGCCTCCTGTGGTTCGCCGCCGTCCTGGTCCTGGGCGCCGACACCCTCCTCACCCCCGTCCTGGCCGCCGCCCTCCTCGTCGGCCTGGACTCCGGCACCCACGCGGGCGTGGCGGCGGCGGCGATCGGCGTCCTGGCCGCCCTGACGGGCAGGATCCCGCCCCTCCTGAGCGGCCTGGGCCGAGGAGGGGAGCGGCGGACCGGGGCAGGCGGGCCGGAAGCGGCGGACTTGCGGCGCGACACGGGCCCGCTGGGCACCACGGGCCCGCGGCACGGCACGGACTTGCGGCACGGCACGGACTTGCGGCACGCCCCGGACTCGCCGGGCCCGGCGAGCGCGCCGCCGGTGCCGAACCCGCCCCGGCCGGCCCGTCCCGAAGCGCCACCGCCCTCCCCCCACCGGCCCGCTGCCGCCGACGGCGCGACACCCGCCACGGGGAGACCCTCACCTCTGCCCGCCCACCGCACGGGTGGTGCGGGCGAGGACCCCCGCCCGTCCGGAGGCCGGGCGCACCCCCACCGGCCCGCGCCCGCCCACGCGACCGCGCCCCCTCCGGGACGGCCGCCCGCCGCCCAGGCGACCGCACCCCCAGCGGGAAGACGCCCCGCACCCCCCACCGGCCCCCTCCACGCCCACCGCCTCACCCTCACCTACCCCGGCGGCCTCACCGCCCTCCACACCGTCACCCTCACCCTCCGCCCCGCCCAGATCACCGCCCTCGTCGGCCCCAACGGCGCGGGCAAGAGCACCCTGTTCGACTGCCTCGCGGGGACCCTGCGCCCCACCTCCGGCCGGATCGCCCTCGGCCGGGCCGACATCACCGCCCGCCCCGCCCACGCCCGTGCCCGGCTGGGCATCGGCCGGACCTTCCAGCAGCTCGCCGTGTTCCCGTCCCTCACCGTGGAGGAGAACGTCGGGGTCGGCGCGGAGCAGGGCGGCCGGGCCGCCGCAGGGGCCGTCGAGCAGGCCCTGCGCCTGGTCGGGCTCGCGGGGCCGGTGCGGCACCGGGCGGCCGCGGGGCTGCCGACCGGGACGCTGCGCCGGGTCGAGCTGGCCCGGGCCCTGGCGGGCCGCCCGCACACGCTGCTGCTCGACGAGCCGGCGGCCGGCCTGGACGCAGACGAGACGGCGGCCCTGGCCCGGATCCTCGCCGCCCTCGCCGCCGACGGCCTGACCGTGCTGGTCGTCGAGCACGACCCGGACCTCGTCGCCGGCCTCGCCCGTACCGTCCACACCATGGAAGGCGGCCGGATCGTGTCATGA
- a CDS encoding glycosyltransferase has product MRISFLLHNGYHIGGTIRTTFTLAAQLATRHEVEIVSVFRHRDDPILGLPAGVTLRHLVDLRKDGPGYDGGHPDFRRPARVFPRGDGRWRQYSALTDARIGAHLASVAADVVVATRPGLNVQLARQAPRGPVLIGQEHLILDGHSYRLRRDIAHEYALLDAVTTVTEADARAYRALGLPGVRVDAVPNSVPAPGVPPADPAAKVVVAAGRLTPVKRYDLLIDAFAEVAAARPDWKLRIYGTGDASDNLKRTLARQIERRELGAHVFLMGTAHPMEPEWAKGSLAAVTSRRESFGMTIVEAMRCGLPVVSTDCPHGPGEIIEDGVDGRLVPVDDTAAVGAALLALINDDEGRARAAKAALAASERFDPVPIAARHEAIWTELAAEAAVRPRTRSHPRGRAAVHRAVGALLDTGYAAKAAAGRLVRRLR; this is encoded by the coding sequence ATGCGCATCTCTTTCCTGCTCCACAACGGCTATCACATCGGCGGCACGATCCGGACCACGTTCACGCTCGCCGCGCAGCTGGCGACGCGTCACGAGGTGGAGATCGTCTCGGTGTTCCGCCACCGCGACGACCCGATCCTCGGCCTCCCGGCCGGAGTGACCCTGCGTCACCTCGTCGACCTGCGGAAGGACGGCCCGGGCTACGACGGCGGGCACCCCGACTTCCGGCGCCCCGCCCGGGTCTTCCCGCGCGGCGACGGGCGCTGGAGGCAGTACAGCGCGCTCACCGACGCCCGGATCGGCGCCCACCTGGCCTCGGTCGCCGCGGACGTGGTGGTCGCCACCCGCCCCGGCCTCAACGTGCAGCTGGCCCGGCAGGCCCCGCGCGGGCCGGTCCTGATCGGCCAGGAGCACCTGATCCTCGACGGGCACAGCTACCGGCTGCGCCGCGACATCGCCCACGAGTACGCGCTCCTGGACGCCGTCACCACCGTCACCGAGGCCGACGCCCGTGCCTACCGGGCGCTCGGCCTGCCCGGCGTCCGCGTCGACGCCGTGCCCAACAGCGTGCCCGCGCCGGGCGTGCCGCCGGCCGACCCCGCCGCGAAGGTCGTCGTCGCGGCCGGCCGGCTCACCCCGGTCAAGCGGTACGACCTGCTGATCGACGCCTTCGCCGAGGTGGCCGCCGCCCGCCCCGACTGGAAGCTGCGGATCTACGGCACCGGCGACGCCTCCGACAACCTGAAGCGGACGCTGGCCCGGCAGATCGAGCGGCGCGAGCTCGGCGCGCACGTCTTCCTCATGGGCACCGCCCACCCGATGGAGCCCGAGTGGGCCAAGGGCTCGCTCGCCGCGGTCACCTCCCGGCGCGAGTCCTTCGGCATGACCATCGTCGAGGCGATGCGCTGCGGCCTCCCGGTCGTCTCCACCGACTGCCCGCACGGACCCGGCGAGATCATCGAGGACGGCGTCGACGGCCGGCTCGTCCCCGTCGACGACACCGCCGCGGTCGGCGCGGCCCTGCTCGCCCTCATCAACGACGACGAGGGCCGGGCCCGCGCGGCGAAGGCGGCGCTCGCCGCGTCCGAGCGCTTCGACCCGGTGCCGATCGCCGCCCGCCACGAGGCGATCTGGACCGAGCTCGCCGCCGAGGCCGCCGTCCGTCCCCGGACCCGGAGCCACCCGCGCGGCCGCGCCGCCGTCCACCGCGCGGTCGGCGCGCTCCTCGACACCGGCTACGCGGCGAAGGCCGCGGCCGGCCGGCTGGTCCGCCGCCTGCGCTGA
- a CDS encoding ABC transporter substrate-binding protein: MRRFPAAEAAPSPRVAVAALIALLVLLLAGCGSRLPERAFETRPTAHPSGGEPLRVGIITSATSPVGGGAFTGPRDGARAYFDALNARGGIDGRKVEVLTCDDGGSGVGNNACVHELVDERKVFALVATTALDYAGAPLVSRAGVPDIGGQPLTPAYDTYPHLYGIYGSSAPRTGRAPGWNGVLYGGTEVYRWFREHLGARTAAVVSYNQAASASYARLVSDGLRAEGYRVVDEQVDFALPNFRAVAADLRAQHADLVLDALDTHGNARLCEAMESLGVRVTAKVTNVQNWSSSVPRDYAAAPGCRSALYVTGSSRNHDDAGRPAVREFRAAMGDRPLSQWQLEGWAAAMWFTDAATSCGARLSRACVEEFVNRPEPYTARGLLLPVRFEHLAEPPKTRSTCLSVARWRDGRGWVSQGDMDTDCATVPQLPYRP; the protein is encoded by the coding sequence GTGCGCAGGTTCCCGGCTGCTGAGGCGGCACCGTCGCCGCGCGTCGCCGTGGCGGCCCTGATCGCCCTGCTCGTGCTCCTGCTCGCGGGCTGCGGCAGCCGGCTCCCGGAGCGCGCCTTCGAGACGCGGCCCACCGCCCACCCCTCCGGCGGTGAGCCGCTCCGCGTCGGCATCATCACCAGCGCCACCAGCCCGGTCGGCGGCGGTGCCTTCACCGGCCCGCGCGACGGGGCCCGCGCCTACTTCGACGCACTCAACGCCCGCGGCGGCATCGACGGCCGCAAGGTCGAGGTCCTCACCTGCGACGACGGCGGCAGCGGCGTCGGCAACAACGCCTGCGTGCACGAGCTGGTCGACGAGCGGAAGGTGTTCGCGCTGGTCGCCACCACCGCCCTGGACTACGCGGGCGCCCCGCTGGTCTCCCGGGCCGGCGTCCCCGACATCGGCGGCCAGCCGCTGACCCCGGCCTACGACACCTATCCGCACCTGTACGGGATCTACGGCAGCTCCGCCCCGCGCACCGGCCGCGCGCCCGGCTGGAACGGGGTGCTCTACGGCGGCACCGAGGTCTACCGCTGGTTCCGGGAACACCTGGGCGCCCGCACCGCCGCCGTCGTCTCCTACAACCAGGCCGCCTCCGCCTCGTACGCCCGGCTGGTCTCCGACGGGCTGCGCGCCGAGGGCTACCGGGTCGTCGACGAGCAGGTCGACTTCGCGCTGCCCAACTTCCGCGCCGTGGCGGCCGATCTGCGGGCCCAGCACGCCGACCTCGTCCTCGACGCCCTCGACACCCACGGCAACGCCCGGCTGTGCGAGGCGATGGAGTCGCTCGGCGTCCGCGTCACCGCCAAGGTCACCAACGTGCAGAACTGGTCCTCCTCGGTGCCCCGCGACTACGCGGCCGCGCCCGGCTGCCGGTCGGCGCTCTACGTGACCGGGTCCAGCCGCAACCACGACGACGCGGGGCGGCCGGCGGTGCGGGAGTTCCGGGCGGCGATGGGCGACCGGCCGCTCTCCCAGTGGCAGCTGGAGGGCTGGGCCGCGGCGATGTGGTTCACCGACGCGGCGACGTCCTGCGGCGCGCGCCTCTCCCGGGCGTGCGTCGAGGAGTTCGTCAACCGGCCGGAGCCGTACACCGCGCGGGGGCTGCTGCTGCCGGTCCGCTTCGAGCACCTCGCCGAACCGCCGAAGACCCGCTCCACCTGCCTGTCCGTGGCCCGTTGGCGGGACGGCCGGGGCTGGGTGTCGCAGGGGGACATGGACACCGACTGCGCGACCGTGCCCCAACTGCCGTACAGGCCGTGA
- the ctaD gene encoding cytochrome c oxidase subunit I, with translation MATETAVGTAESARQRHGRVLIDWITTTDHKKIGHLYLATSFVFFLIAGALAMVMRAELARPGLQLVSNLEFNQAFTLHGTIMLLLFATPTFAGFANELVPLQIGAPDVAFPRLNMFSYWLFLFGGLMVLGSAFTPGGPAAFGWTAYAPLNGLLRSPGVGPDLWIMGLALSGFGTILTSVNFLATVIGMRAPGMTMFRMPIFTWNVLFTAILVLMAFPVLAAALLVLEADRRLGAVVFQPEYGGALLWQHLFWFFGHPEVYIIALPFFGIISEIIPVFSRKPIFGYTTLIAATMAITGLSVVVWAHHMFATGAVLLPFFSLLSFLIAVPTGVKFFNWTGTMLGGSLSFETPMLWATGFLVSFLFGGLTGVILASPPMDFAVTDSYFVVAHFHYTVFGTVVFATFAGFYFWWPKFTGRMLDERLGKMHFWTLFVGFHTTFLVQHWLGAEGMPRRYADYLEADGFTALNTVSTIGAFLLGASTLPFLYNVWRTWRYGEKVEVDDPWGYGRSLEWATSCPPPRHNFTSVPRIRSESPAFDLRHPEFAAYERMRLTSPPPERRPAGRGRGTAGP, from the coding sequence ATGGCTACCGAGACCGCGGTCGGAACCGCCGAATCCGCACGCCAGCGGCACGGACGGGTCCTGATCGACTGGATCACCACCACCGACCACAAGAAGATCGGTCACCTGTATCTGGCGACCTCGTTCGTCTTCTTCCTGATCGCCGGGGCCCTCGCGATGGTGATGCGGGCCGAGCTGGCCAGACCCGGGCTCCAGCTGGTCTCGAACCTGGAGTTCAACCAGGCCTTCACCCTGCACGGCACGATCATGCTGCTGCTCTTCGCGACCCCCACCTTCGCCGGCTTCGCCAACGAGCTGGTGCCGCTGCAGATCGGCGCCCCCGACGTCGCCTTCCCGCGGCTCAACATGTTCTCGTACTGGCTGTTCCTCTTCGGCGGCCTGATGGTGCTCGGCTCCGCCTTCACCCCCGGCGGCCCGGCCGCCTTCGGGTGGACCGCCTACGCCCCGCTGAACGGCCTGCTGCGCTCGCCCGGCGTGGGCCCCGACCTGTGGATCATGGGGCTCGCGCTCTCCGGCTTCGGCACGATCCTCACCTCGGTGAACTTCCTGGCGACCGTCATCGGGATGCGGGCGCCGGGGATGACGATGTTCCGGATGCCGATCTTCACCTGGAACGTCCTCTTCACCGCGATCCTGGTGCTGATGGCCTTCCCGGTGCTCGCCGCGGCCCTGCTCGTCCTGGAGGCCGACCGGCGGCTGGGCGCGGTGGTCTTCCAGCCGGAGTACGGCGGCGCGCTGCTGTGGCAGCACCTCTTCTGGTTCTTCGGGCACCCCGAGGTCTACATCATCGCCCTGCCGTTCTTCGGCATCATCAGCGAGATCATCCCGGTCTTCTCCCGCAAGCCCATCTTCGGCTACACCACCCTCATCGCCGCCACGATGGCCATCACCGGTCTGTCGGTGGTGGTGTGGGCGCACCACATGTTCGCGACCGGGGCGGTGCTGCTGCCCTTCTTCTCGCTGCTGTCCTTCCTGATCGCGGTGCCCACCGGGGTGAAGTTCTTCAACTGGACCGGCACCATGCTGGGCGGCTCGCTCTCCTTCGAGACCCCGATGCTCTGGGCCACCGGCTTCCTGGTGTCGTTCCTGTTCGGCGGGCTCACCGGGGTGATCCTCGCCTCGCCGCCGATGGACTTCGCCGTCACCGACTCGTACTTCGTGGTCGCCCACTTCCACTACACGGTCTTCGGCACCGTCGTCTTCGCGACCTTCGCCGGCTTCTACTTCTGGTGGCCCAAGTTCACCGGGCGGATGCTCGACGAACGGCTCGGGAAGATGCACTTCTGGACCCTCTTCGTCGGCTTCCACACGACCTTCCTGGTCCAGCACTGGCTCGGCGCCGAGGGGATGCCCCGGCGGTACGCCGACTACCTGGAGGCGGACGGCTTCACCGCGCTCAACACGGTCTCGACCATCGGCGCCTTCCTGCTGGGCGCCTCCACCCTGCCCTTCCTCTACAACGTGTGGCGCACCTGGCGGTACGGGGAGAAGGTCGAGGTCGACGACCCGTGGGGCTACGGGCGCTCGCTGGAGTGGGCGACCTCCTGCCCGCCGCCCCGGCACAACTTCACCTCGGTGCCCCGGATCCGCTCCGAGTCCCCCGCCTTCGACCTGCGCCACCCGGAGTTCGCCGCCTACGAGCGGATGCGGCTCACGAGCCCTCCCCCGGAGCGCCGCCCGGCCGGTCGAGGGCGCGGGACAGCAGGTCCCTGA
- a CDS encoding transglycosylase family protein: MSKIRYATAGAVGAALVVALLAPGAVAEAAAAPSPVEACVKDQWPWGCVAECESGGRWAANTGNGFYGGLQFWPPTWREFGGLTYAPRADLATRAQQIAVAEDVLRTQGWGAWPVCSKRYGLSGRAHVVQAGDTLSTIARRFSVKGGWEALYAANRAAIGPDPNRLMVGTLLRLP, from the coding sequence ATGTCGAAGATCCGATATGCGACGGCCGGTGCCGTCGGTGCCGCCCTAGTCGTCGCGCTCCTCGCCCCGGGCGCGGTCGCCGAAGCGGCCGCGGCCCCCTCGCCGGTCGAGGCCTGCGTGAAGGACCAGTGGCCGTGGGGCTGCGTCGCCGAGTGCGAGAGCGGTGGGCGGTGGGCGGCGAACACCGGCAACGGCTTCTACGGCGGGCTCCAGTTCTGGCCCCCCACCTGGCGCGAGTTCGGCGGGCTCACGTACGCCCCGCGCGCCGACCTCGCGACCCGCGCGCAGCAGATCGCCGTCGCCGAGGACGTCCTGCGCACCCAGGGCTGGGGCGCGTGGCCGGTCTGCTCGAAGCGGTACGGGCTGAGCGGCCGCGCGCACGTCGTCCAGGCCGGGGACACGCTCAGCACGATCGCCCGTCGGTTCTCCGTGAAGGGCGGCTGGGAGGCGCTGTACGCGGCGAACCGCGCGGCGATCGGACCGGACCCGAACCGGCTGATGGTCGGCACGCTGCTGCGGCTGCCCTGA
- a CDS encoding phosphatase PAP2 family protein — MRTDIFARLDREPEPPKIEVPRMTRTRLALFGGTSAFYLAIVVAVLLSTWLVTLDWKIMLFRPYQQWPELHAFLDYYVVLGQRGPTAVMVAAWLGWRSWRQHTLRPLLSLGAALLLLNVTVGAVKLGLGRLGPHYATQVGSAELFAGGDIFPSGHTANAVVTWGILAYLATTPRARRYLSALSAVVALGVGLTTVYLGTHWLSDVLLGWAAGLLILLALPWCEPVIAVAEAWILGLRDRLREQLRARRRLVPSLPVAAGGPVPGLFPQRPTGAEEPVREKVGAGSGRAAAGRAAGLPTPPLAPPRTHHAVRSERSPVGPAGSRRPPHSRPATGG, encoded by the coding sequence GTGCGTACCGACATCTTTGCCCGGCTGGACCGGGAGCCGGAACCGCCGAAGATAGAGGTCCCGCGGATGACCCGCACGCGTCTCGCCCTCTTCGGCGGGACGTCGGCGTTCTATCTGGCCATCGTCGTCGCCGTACTGCTGTCGACCTGGCTGGTGACCCTCGACTGGAAGATCATGCTGTTCCGGCCCTATCAGCAGTGGCCGGAGCTGCACGCCTTCCTCGACTACTACGTCGTCCTCGGCCAGCGCGGCCCCACGGCCGTGATGGTGGCGGCCTGGCTGGGCTGGCGCTCCTGGCGCCAGCACACGCTGCGACCGCTGCTCTCCCTCGGCGCCGCGCTGCTCCTCCTCAACGTGACCGTCGGCGCGGTCAAGCTCGGACTCGGCCGTCTCGGCCCCCACTACGCGACGCAGGTCGGCTCCGCCGAGCTCTTCGCCGGCGGGGATATATTCCCGTCCGGTCACACCGCGAACGCGGTCGTGACCTGGGGCATCCTGGCCTATCTGGCGACCACGCCGAGGGCCCGGCGCTATCTGTCGGCCCTCTCGGCCGTGGTCGCCCTCGGGGTCGGCCTGACCACCGTCTACCTCGGCACCCACTGGCTCAGCGACGTGCTGCTGGGCTGGGCCGCCGGCCTGCTCATCCTGCTCGCGCTGCCCTGGTGCGAGCCGGTGATCGCGGTGGCCGAGGCCTGGATCCTGGGGCTGCGGGACCGGCTGCGCGAGCAGCTGCGGGCCCGTCGGCGCCTGGTCCCCTCGCTGCCCGTCGCGGCCGGCGGACCGGTGCCCGGACTCTTCCCGCAGCGCCCCACGGGCGCCGAGGAGCCGGTCCGGGAGAAGGTCGGCGCCGGTTCCGGCCGGGCGGCCGCGGGCCGCGCGGCCGGGCTCCCGACCCCGCCGCTCGCCCCGCCCCGCACCCATCACGCGGTGCGCTCGGAGCGCAGCCCGGTCGGTCCGGCCGGCAGCCGCCGGCCGCCGCACTCGCGGCCGGCCACCGGCGGCTGA
- a CDS encoding helix-turn-helix transcriptional regulator, producing MLETSARLLRLLSLLQAHREWSGADLAARLGVTSRTVRRDVDRLRELGYPVNATPGTGGGYQLGAGAELPPLLLDDEEAVAVAVGLRAAAGQGVEGIGESSVRALAKLEQVLPGRLRRRVSALNAFTVPMLRTPRDTIDPAVLTELAHACRDAELLRFAYRDHNGAATRRTVEPHRLVCSERRWYLVAWDVDRGDWRTFRADRIEPKPPHGPRFPPREPPAEDLAAYVSKGVSTTAYATEATVRLHVPLAEAAAVVGPMDGVLTADGDAACLLRTGAHSLEVMVVHVSMMGLEFEVVDPPELAERVRALRDLLSRALDRPGGAPGEGS from the coding sequence ATGTTGGAGACCTCCGCACGACTGCTGCGTCTGCTCTCGCTGCTCCAGGCCCATCGCGAGTGGTCCGGGGCCGACCTCGCCGCGCGGCTCGGGGTGACCTCGCGGACCGTGCGCCGTGACGTCGACCGGCTGCGCGAGCTCGGCTACCCGGTCAACGCCACACCCGGCACCGGTGGCGGCTACCAGCTCGGGGCGGGGGCCGAGCTGCCGCCGCTGCTGCTCGACGACGAGGAGGCGGTCGCCGTCGCCGTCGGGCTGCGCGCCGCCGCGGGGCAGGGCGTCGAGGGCATCGGCGAGAGCTCCGTACGGGCCCTCGCCAAGCTGGAACAGGTGCTGCCCGGGCGGCTTCGGCGCCGGGTGAGCGCCCTGAACGCCTTCACCGTGCCGATGCTGCGCACCCCGCGGGACACGATCGACCCGGCGGTGCTCACCGAGCTCGCGCACGCCTGCCGGGACGCCGAACTGCTGCGCTTCGCCTACCGGGACCACAACGGCGCCGCCACCCGCAGGACCGTCGAGCCGCACCGCCTGGTGTGCAGCGAGCGCCGCTGGTACCTGGTGGCCTGGGACGTCGACCGCGGCGACTGGCGCACCTTCCGGGCCGACCGGATCGAGCCCAAGCCGCCGCACGGCCCCCGCTTCCCGCCCCGCGAGCCGCCCGCCGAGGACCTGGCCGCCTATGTGTCCAAGGGCGTGTCCACGACGGCGTACGCGACGGAGGCCACGGTCCGGCTGCACGTGCCGCTCGCCGAGGCCGCCGCGGTGGTCGGCCCGATGGACGGCGTGCTGACGGCGGACGGGGACGCCGCCTGCCTGCTGCGCACCGGCGCCCACAGCCTGGAGGTGATGGTCGTCCACGTGTCGATGATGGGGCTGGAGTTCGAGGTGGTCGACCCGCCGGAGCTGGCCGAACGGGTCCGCGCGCTCAGGGACCTGCTGTCCCGCGCCCTCGACCGGCCGGGCGGCGCTCCGGGGGAGGGCTCGTGA